The window TCCCTTTTTGAGTAGCCAAGTGCAAGTGTTCGATGACTTCTTCTGTTTGACCAGACAAGGATAGTCCGATAACCAGGCAAGTCTGATCTAGGATATTGGTTGTCCAAATGAGATTGTTTTTATCTGTAATGGCATCGCAGACAACCCCCAGCCGCATAAAACGAGACTTGATTTCCATGGCTACCAGGCCAGAACTACCGATACCATAGAAATAGACACGCTTACTGCTGTCAATGAGCTTAGCAATTTCTTCTAATTTTTCCTCGTCCACCAAATTATTGGTTGCTGTCAGAATTTCTTCGTAGTCGATCAGGACATTTTTTGTTAGGCTACGTTGCAATTTTTCGAAATGTTTATCTAAATATTGCTGGTTATTCTGAAACGCAAAAACAAATTCTCTGTAGCCAGAAAAACCACATTTTTTAGCGAATCTGGTCAGAGCAGACGGTGAAATATGCAGAGTTTGAGTGGTATTTTCTAGACTGAGATCAGCACTAGCAGGATCAAGCTGGGTAAAGTAGCTGGCAATCTGCTTCTCAAGTTTTGTCATCTGGTCCAAATGGGCCTCTATGATGGCCGTAATATGCTTAGGTGTTTGTAACATTTTCCATTCCTTTGATAGCTTCTGAGGATATTATACCACTAAAAACTCCTCATTGATAGGTTTTGTGTTATAATGGAACTGTAAAAGGGAACGTAGTGTTATGTATATAGAAATGATTGATGAAACAGGGCAGGTTTCTGCTCAAATGCAGGAGCAGATTACAGAATTGCTCCAGTTTGCGGCTGAAAAAATCGGCAAGCAGAATAAGGAAATGGCTGTGACCTTTGTGGACAATGCTCGCGTCCATGAGGTCAATTTGGAATACAGAGGAATTGACCGTCCCACTGATGTTGTCAGCCTAGAGTATAAGCCAGAGTCAGAAATTATCTTTGATGAGGAAGACTTACTGGACAACCCTGAACTGGCTGAAATGATGGAAGATTTCGATGCCTATATTGGCGAATTGTATATTTCCATCGATAAGGCGCGTGAGCAGGCTGATGATTATGGCCATAGCTACGAGCGCGAAATGGGCTTTTTGGCTGTACACGGTTTTCTGCATATCAATGGCTATGATCATTATACGCCAGAAGAAGAAGCAGAAATGTTTGGTTTACAAGAAGAAATTTTGACAGCTTATGGACTTACAAGAGAATAATTCAAAAAATCGCTGGAAAAATAGGGAATTGATGGCCAGCTTGGACTTTGCTATGTCAGGTCTTTTGACGGCTTTCAAGGAAGAGCGCAACATGAAGAAGCATCTAGCTTCAGCTGTCCTAGTTGTGCTTGCGGGATTGATTTTTCAGGTATCTGTTACAGAATGGCTTTTCCTCTTGCTTAGTATCAGTTTGGTCATTGCTTTTGAAATCATGAACTCAGCTATCGAGAGTGTAGTGGATTTGGCTTCTGACTATCATTTCCATCTATTAGCTAAGAATGCAAAAGATATGGCAGCAGGGGCAGTCTTGTTTGTGTCAGGCTTTGCCTTGTTGACAGGTCTTATTATCTTTGTGCCGAAAATTTGGGACTTTATTTTTTAGAAATTAAGGAGAATACATGACATTTAAGTCAGGTTTTGTGGCGATTTTAGGTCGTCCAAACGTTGGGAAATCAACCTTTCTCAACTATGTAATGGGGCAAAAAATTGCCATCATGAGCGATAAGGCTCAAACAACCCGTAATAAGATTATGGGCATTTATACGACAGAAGAAGAGCAAATTGTCTTCATTGACACACCAGGAATTCACAAACCCAAGACGGCTTTAGGAGATTTTATGGTGGAATCTGCCTACAGCACCCTGCGTGAAGTGGACACGGTCCTCTTTATGGTGCCAGCCGATGAAAAACGAGGCAAGGGTGACGACATGATTATGGAGCGGCTCAAGCAGGCAAAAGTTCCAGTTATCCTCGTTGTTAACAAGATTGATAAGGTTCATCCAGACCAGTTACTTGAGCAGATTGATGATTTCCGTCAACAGATGGACTTCAGGGAAATTGTGCCCATTTCTGCTACTCAAGGGAACAATGTCAATCGCCTGATGGAAATTCTAAAAGAAAATCTGGACGAAGGTTTCCAGTATTTCCCAGCAGACCAGATTACCGACCACCCAGAACGTTTCTTGGTGTCTGAGATGATTCGGGAGAAGGTCTTGCACCTGACCCGTGAGGAAATTCCGCACTCTGTTGCCGTTGTCATCGAATCTATGAAACGTGATGAATTTACCGACAAGGTCCATATCCGAGCGACGATTATGGTTGAGCGTGATAGCCAGAAAGGCATTATCATCGGCAAGCAAGGAGCCATGCTCAAGAAAATCGGCTCCATGGCCCGCCGCGATATCGAACTCATGTTAGGCGACAAAGTCTTCCTCGAAACCTGGGTCAAGGTCAAGAAAAACTGGCGTGACAAAAAACTCGACCTCGCCGATTTTGGCTATAATGAGAAAGAGTATTAAAAACGTCCGGGGGACGTTTTTAACCCGAGCCAAGAAATTGGAGAGCGAGGTAGTCCGGGGGAGTGAAGCAGTCTGGGAATAGACTGTTTCAGCTGGTCACCTAATAATGCGAAAGTGACCATGTGAAAACCCGAGCTTGAAAACCAGAGAGCGAGGTAGCCTGGTGTGACTTGTCTCGCCAGAATAGAAATGAATTAATTTCAAGCGTGAAGCACCACTTTTGTGGTGTTTTCCGTCGTTACGGTGAAATATTATGACGATTAGGGCAGTTAATGAACAGACACTTTCTATCTGGGCTTCTTTTGCAATTCAGGTTTGGCAGACAAAAGAGCAAGTTTTGATAGAAAAATTTTCAAATAATGAGTTTCCTTTTGAGTTTTTGTATTACTCTCAAAGTGAGGAGCCGATAGCGTGGATTAGTTTGTCGCTTCGCCACGACTATGTAGAAGGATGTCAGGCAAGTCCAGTTGCCTATTTAGAAGGGATTTTTATTAGCCCGAATTACCGTAGTCAAGGGATTGCGAAAGAACTGTTGAATTTTGCTGAGCATTGGGCTAAAAGTCAAGGGATATGCCAACTAGGATCTGATGCGGAACTGGATAATCTACTAAGCCAGAATTTTCATATCAAACATGGCTTCCGAGAAGTTAGCCGAACCGTTCACTATGTTCGAGATTTGAATAGTGAATAAAAGTATGTCTATCAAAAATTTAGTTAAGAAAGGAATGCCGAATAGGTGTTGGAATTGACCTCGCCTAGGCCTCTGTGAAAATCACAACCGTGACCTAGGTGCCGATGCACCGTCGGTCAGGTTCCTATTTTTCTTTTATTTTGTAATTTTGTTAGAAAGGACGAGTGTTTGCGTACTTGAACCCGAGCTAAAAGCTCGGAAAATAGATAGAGCTCCTTGTGTGCAAGCCACACAGCGTCGCTCTCCTAATTTTCAGTCGCTTTTTACGCTCTTGGTATCGTACATTGCCCGAATTACCTGAGGTTGAAACGGTTCGTCGTGGTTTGAAACGATTGGTCAAGGGAAAGGTCATCGAAAAGGTCAAGGTGACCTATGCTCCAATGGTAAAGACTGGTGTAGATACTTTCTGCCAAGACTTGATTGGACAGGAAATAGAGCATGTGGAACGCCGAGGGAAGTACCTGCTGTTGTACTTAACGGATTTTGTTTTGATTTCCCATTTACGCATGGAAGGTAAGTACAATTTCTTTCCAGAACAGGTGCCTACCAACAAGCACTTTCATGTCTTGTTTACTTTTACAGACGGGTCGACCTTGGTTTATCAGGATGTCCGCAAGTTTGGGACCATGGAGTTGTTGGGCAAGTCAGATGTGGAAGTCTATTTTATCAGTCGCAAAATTGGTCCTGAGCCGTCGGAGGAAGATTTTGGCTTAGAAGAATTTGTCAAAAAGTTAGCTAAGTCGAAAAAGCCCATTAAGTCGCATCTTTTGGACCAGTCTTTAGTGGCTGGTTTGGGCAATATCTATGTCGATGAGGTTTTGTTTAGAGCACAAGTTCATCCTGCTCAAGCTAGTCAGCAGCTATCGGCAGAGCAGGTGGCAGACCTCCGTCAAGCCACCATAGAAGTTCTGCGACTGGGTATCGAAAAAGGTGGCTCAACCATTCGGACCTATAAGAATGCCTTGGGCATGGACGGGACCATGCAGGATTATTTACAAGTTTATGGAAAGACAGGGCAGGCCTGTCCCCGTTGCCAGACAGAGATTGTCAAAATCCAGCTGGGCGGTCGAGGGACACATTTCTGTCCTCAGTGTCAGGTGAAACATGGCTAAAGTTATCGGTCTAACAGGAGGCATCGCCTCTGGAAAATCAACAGTTACAGCATTTCTGAGAGAACAAGGTTATCCAGTCATTGATGCGGATGCGGTTGTTCACGAATTACAGGCTAAAGGTGGCAAGCTCTATCAGGTCTTACTGGCTGAGTTTGGGGAAACTATCCTGTCAGCTGATGGCAGTCTAGATAGGGCTAAGCTGGGTCAGGCTGTTTTTGCGGATAGCAAGTTACGGGCTCGTTTGTCAGTCTTGCAGGACCAGATTATCAGGCAAGAATTGTTGACTAGAAGGGATGCTCTCAAGCAAAGGGAGCCAGTGGTTTTCATGGATATTCCCCTGCTCTACGAGGCCGATTATAGCGGGGAAGTAGATGAAGTCTGGCTGGTCTATGTCGATAGAGCGCAGCAGTTGGAACGGCTGATGAAGCGCAACGGCTTTTCAGCTCAAGAAGCAGAAAATCGGCTGGCTGCTCAGCTTTCTTTAGAGGAAAAACGGGGCAAAGCCCAAGTGGTGATTGATAATAGGGGAGCGGTTGAGGCGACCTTAGTGCAGGTTGCTCGGCTTTTGGAGGAGTTATAGGATGGAAGAAGGTAGTAGTTACTGGCAGCGAAATATGAAAGTGGCCTGGCTAGGGAATTTTTTAGCTGGAGCTAGTTTTACCTTGGTCATGCCCTTTATCTCGGTCTTCGTGGAGGAGTTGGGAGTGGCTGCTGGTCAGGTGGAATATTATGCGGGGCTGGCGGTTTCGGCCAATGCCTTTGCGGCGGCGGTTATGGCTCCTATCTGGGGTAGTTTGGCAGACCGCTACGGTCGCAAGCCTATGATGGTGCGGGCGGCCTTTGCCATGATTTTTACCATGGGAGGCATGGCCTTTGTGCCCAATGTCTTTTGGCTGATTGTCCTGCGGGTCTTGAACGGTGTGTTTACAGGTTACATTCCCAATGCGACGGCCTTGATTGCTAGTCAGGTGCCCAAGGACAAAACAGGCTATGCTCTGGGGACCTTGTCAACAGGTGCAGTAGCGGGAAACTTGATTGGGCCAACGCTAGGCGGTATTCTGGCGGAGATGTTTGGTGTCCACAATGTCTTCTTGCTGGTCGGTCTGCTTTATGCCTTGGTTGTCTTGCTAACCGTTTTTTACATTCGTGAGGATTTTGTTCCTGTCAAGAAGGAGGATACCTTGTCTATCCGACAAGTTTTTGAACAGGTCAAGGATAGGCAGATGTTGGTAGGGCTCTTTGTGACTTCTATGATTATCATCGCGGCTGCTCAGGCTGTGGTGCCGATTTTGACTCTCTATGTACGGCATCTGGGTCAGACGGACAACCTGCTCTTTGTGGCTGGTTTTATCATCTCCCTGCCTGGAATGGCCTCTTTAGTGACTTCAGGATATTTAGGAAAGTTGGGTGATAAAATTGGTAACCACAGGCTTCTCTTGATGGCTTTGACCTATAGCCTGCTGATCAATGTTCTTTGTGTATTTGCTCAAAATCCTTTTCAGCTTGGGTTACTGCGTTTTTTATATGGTTTTGGAACAGGGGCCCTCTTGCCGTCAGTCAATTCGCTCTTGACCAAGCTGACGCCCAAGGAAGGGATTTCCAGGATTTTTTCTTATAACCAGATTTTTAACAATCTTGGTTCTGTTGTGGGGCCAATGATGGGGTCAGCGGTGGCTGCTCAACTGGGCTATGACTGGGTATTTTACTTATCTAGTGGTCTGGTCTTATTTAATTTACTATGGTCCTTGGCCAATTTTAGAAATTACTTGAAAGTAAGGGATGTTTCGTGAGAGTTAAAATCAATTTGCAGTGTTCAGAATGTGGGAGTAAGAACTATCTGACCAGTAAGAATGCCAAGACCCATCCAGATAAGATTGAGGTTTTGAAATACTGTCCAAAAGAGAGAAAAGTAACCCTTCACCTTGAAACCAAATAGGTATTGTGGTATAATATGCTAAGTTATTGTAGAAAGTGAAATCATATGTATCAACTATTATTAACCATTCTTTTGATTTTATCTGTTATTTTGATTGCGGTGATTTTTATCCAACCAGCTAAGAACCAATCGAGCAACGTCTTTGATTCAACGAGCGGAGCCTTGTTTGAGCGTACTAAGGCGCGTGGTTTTGAGGCTGTGATGCAACGTATTACGGCTATTCTGATTTTCCTATGGATGTTGGATGCGCTAGCACTTGTTATCATTTCAAGTAAATAGATAAATCAGACTGGGACTTGTTCTTGGTCTATTTTTTTAGGAGTAGACCGAACTGTTCAAGGATAAGATGCTAGGAAGGGTTGAAAGTTGGAAATATGGAAATGCAGACATGCAGTTTCTCCGCTTGTCTAACCAATAAAAGAAAAACTGAGCAACATTAAGAGAAATGGGAGTGGGAAAGAACTCGACCATTCTATAGAAGAGTTCGTCTTCCCACCCCCGCACAGTTGATTAGGTCAGATTTGGAGTGTAAAACACGAACAAATCTACCAATCAACCACTGCGCTGAGATGTTGACACTAACTTTGAGGAGCGGTGCTAGGCTTGAGCCCAGCATCTTGGTAAACATTAAAATGAAAAACGATATTATAAACTATATTAAAGAAGTTGGTCCTGTGACCATGGACCAACTGGCTGATCAGTTTGGAGCCAGTTCTGCCAAGAGTTTTACAGACTTGGTCAAGCTGGTTTCCAGTATGGAAGGTAGCCGTCAGCTTGTCTTTGACAATGCGGGTCGAATTGCTCTGCCAGCACCCAAAGTGTCCAAAAACAAGGTAACCTTACAGGGTATTTTTCGTGCCCACAAGTCTGGTTTTGGCTTTGTGACTATTGATGAAGAGGAAGATGATCTCTTTGTCAGCCGTGATGATGTCAACTTCGCTATCGAGGGCGACCGAGTAGAAGTAGCCATTAAGAAAGTGGCGGACAGACTCAAGGGGACGGCTGCGGAAGCGGAAGTCATTGATATTTTGGAACATAGCCTGAAAACAGCGGTGGGCTTGATTGTTTTTGACGAAGACAGACCTGAGTATGCAGGCTACATCAAGTCTAAAAACCAGAAAATCGCTCAGAAGATTTATATCAAGAAGTCACCTCTGGTATTGACAGGAACGGAAATCCTAAAAGTCGATATCGAAGCCTATCCTAACAAGAAACGGGACCACTTTATTGCGACCATTCGGGACGTGGTGGGGCACAAGGACGATGTGGGGATTGATGTCTTGGAAGTTTTGGAATCCATGGACATTGTGTCGGAATTCCCTGATGAAGTTTTGGCGGAGGCTAATCGAGTACCAGAAAGTCCGTCTGAACAGGACTTTGCAGGACGCTTGGACCTGCGGGATGAAATTATCTTCACCATAGACGGTGCGGATGCTAAGGACTTGGACGATGCGGTCCATATCAAGCAACTCAAGAACGGTAATCTGGAGCTGGGTGTCCATATCGCCGATGTCAGCTACTATGTGACGGAAGGCTCAGCCTTGGACCAGGAAGCTGTAAAGCGTGGAACCTCTGTCTATGTGACCGACCGTGTGGTGCCAATGTTGCCAGAACGCCTGTCAAACGGCATTTGTTCCCTTAATCCGAATGTGGATCGCCTGACCCAGTCGGCTATTATGGAAATTGACCGCAAGGGCAAGGTGGTCAAGCACTGGATTGGCCAAACGGTTATCAAAACCACCTTCCGCATGACCTATTCCGATGTCAATGACATGATTGCAGGCAATCAGGAAAAGCTGGACAAATACAAGGCAATCGTGCCAAGTGTTGAGCTCATGGTCAAACTCCATGAAACCCTAGAAGCTATGCGCTACAAACGTGGTGCCCTCAACTTTGATACAGCTGAAGCCAAAATCATCGTCAACAAGGATGGTCTGCCAGTCGATATTCAACTGCGCCAGCGGGGCATTGCCGAGCGGATGATTGAGTCCTTCATGTTGGCAGCCAATGAGTGCGTTGCTGAGCATTTTGCCAAGCTGGACCTGCCTTTCATCTATCGGATCCATGAGGAGCCCAAGTCGGACAAGCTGCAGAAGTTCATCGACTATGCGACCAGCTTTGGTCTGACGGTATATGGAACGGCCAGCTCGATCAGCCAGGACGCCCTTCAGGACCTCATGGAGCGGGTCAAGGATGAACCATATGCGGATGTCCTCAACATGATGTTGCTCCGTTCCATGCAGCAGGCACGCTACTCGGAGCATAACCACGGCCACTACGGTCTGGGTGCCGAGTTCTACACCCACTTCACCAGTCCGATCCGCCGTTATCCCGATCTGCTGGTTCACCGCATGGTGCGGGAATATGGTCACAATCCTGCGGAAAAAGCAGAGCATTTTGAGCAGGTTATTCCTGAGCTTGCCAAGTCTTCGTCCAGTTTAGAACGCCGTGCCATTGAGGCAGAGCGGGAAGTCGAAGCCATGAAGAAGGCAGAGTACATGCAAGAATTTGTTGGGCAAGAGTTTGATGGTGTGGTGTCTAGCGTGGTCAAGTTTGGTCTTTTTGTCGAGTTACCAAACACGGTTGAAGGTCTGATTCATATCACCAACCTCAACGAATACTACCAGTTCCACGAACGAACTCTGACCTTGCAGGGTGAGAAATCAGGTCGGGTCTTCCGTGTCGGTCAGCCAATCCGTATCAAATTAACGCGGGCAGACAAGATGACAGGGGAAATTGATTTTGCCCACGTGCCGTCCGAGCTGGATATTGTGGAAAAAGCTCTGAAAGCCAAACGGAGAACGGCCAGTCACTCCAACCGTGACCGTGATGATCGGTCAGGGCGAGGACGGGGCAAGCACCACAAACAAGAAGCCGCTGGTCGCGACAGCAAACATCACAAGTCTGGAAAAGACCACAAGTCAAAAAGTGGGAAAAAAGACAAGAAAAAGAAACCATTTTACAAAGAAGTGGCTAAAAAGAACAAGAAGAAAAGGAGATAGGCATGGCCAAGGGTGAGGGCAATGTGATTGCACAGAATAAAAAAGCCCGCCACGACTATACCATTGTCGATACAGTGGAGGCGGGGATGGTCCTGACGGGGACGGAGATTAAGTCTATTCGTGCGGGGCGGATTAACCTCAAGGACGGCTTTGCCCAGATTAAGCAGGGCGAGGCTTGGCTGGTCAATGTCCATATCGCTCCCTATGATGAGGGCAATATCTGGAACCAGGAGCCAACACGGACCCGCAAGCTCCTCTTGCGGAAGAAGCAGATTGAGTCCTTGGGCAATGAGGTCAAGGGAACAGGGATGACCCTGGTGCCCCTCAAGGTCTATATCAAGGACGGCTTTGCCAAGGTCTTGATTGGGCTTGCCAAAGGGAAGCACGACTACGACAAGCGAGAGTCCATCAAACGCCGTGAGCAAGACCGTGATATCAAACGGACCATGAAGGCTATCAATAGTCGGTAGACTGGGAGGAATCCTGGTCTTTTATTGCTTGCAAACTTCATGAAGTTTTTCTACAATATTAGCATGGAAAAGGAGAGATAATGACTGTTTTAGTTCCTTACAAACGCATGCCCGTTTGGAATCAGGATACGGTTCCCCAGCATTTTTTGACCAAGCACAATACCAAGGTGGGTACCTGGGCCAAAATCAAGGTTTTGAAGGGGAAGCTCAAATTTGAGCCGATTTCAGATGATAATGAGATCTTAGGAGAATATGTCTATGGTCCGACAGATGATGTTCCCTTTGTTGAGCCACAGGCTTGGCATCGGGTGACCTTGTTGACAGAGGATACGGAATTTTTCTTGGAATTTTTCTGTCAACCAGAGGATTATTTTGCTAAAAAGTACGACTATACGCGGACGCATTCGGAGGTCTTGGAGGCCTTGAATACTATCAAACCTTGTAAGGTCTTGGACTTGGGATGCGGTCATGGTAGGAACAGTCTTTACTTGGCTCAGCAGGGTTTTGAGGTGACGGCAGTTGATAAGCATGTGCCGAGCATTCAGACACTCTTGCAGGTCAAGGAAGTGGAGGACTTGGACTTACAGGCTGGGACCTATGATATTAACTCAGCCAGTTTGGAGCAGGACTACGACTGGATTATCTCAACAGTGGTTTTCATGTTTTTGGAGCGTGACCGTGTACCCGCCATTATCCAAAATATGCAGGAACGAACAAGACCGGGTGGTTACAACTTGATTGTAGCAGCCATGGATACGGAAGATGCCCCTTGTCCTATGAATTTCTCCTTTACTTTCGGCGAAGGTGAGTTGAAGGAATACTATCGTGACTGGGAACTGGTCAAATACAATGAAGACTTTGGTCAACTCCATAAGCGGGATGAGAATGGCAATTTCCTCAAGATGCGGTTTGCGACGATGTTGGCAAGAAAGAAGTAGAGGGCAACCTCTCTTTTTTCAAAACAAATTTGTTTACAAATGTAGTCAAGTTTTGTATAATTTGATTACAAACGTAGTCAAAAGGAGTGTTATCATGCAAAAAGAAAGTATTAGTGTATCAGGCATGACCTGTGCTTCCTGTGCCATGACAGTAGAAAAAGCTGTCGGGAAATTGACAGGAGTAGAGGAAGTCAGCGTCAATTTGGCAACTGAAAAATTGAGTGTCAGTTTTGATGAAAATGTCTTAAGCCTGAGCGACATTGGTCAAGCAGTTGAAAAGGCGGGTTATGGTTTGGTTCGCAACCTTATTACCGAAACCTATGCTATCGAGGGCATGACCTGTGCATCTTGTGCCATGACAGTTGAAAAAGCTCTGGGGAAACTAGAGGGAGTGGAAGAAATCAGTGTCAATTTGGCAACGGAAAAGGCGACACTCCGCTACAATCGTGACCTGCAAAATCCAACCAGTCTAGAAAAGGCGGTTGAAGAAGCTGGTTATCAGCTTATTCGACCAGATGAAGTGGAAGAGATGGTGGATAAGGGACCAAGCAGGGAAGAAAATCTATGGGACCGCTTTGTCTGGTCAGCTGTTTTCACCCTTCCCTTGCTTTATATTGCCATGGGACCCATGTTGCCTTTTGGTGGTCTGCCTTTGCCAGCTTTGCTCCATCAACCGCTCGTTTTTGCGGTCAGTCAAATCCTCTTGCTCATCCCTATCCTTTATATCGGACGCAGTTTTTTCACAAAAGGCTTTAAAACCCTTTTGCAAGGTCATCCGAATATGGACTCACTCATCGCCGTTGGAACAGGTGCTGCCTTGGTTCAAGGTCTTTTGATGGTTGCTTTTCTTCTGATGGGGAAAGAAGTAGCCATGCACGGTCACCATCCTGAACTCTATTTTGAATCAGCTGCTGTTATTTTAACCCTGATTACCCTGGGGAAATATTTTGAAGCTAGGTCTAAAGGTCAAACTTCTGAGGCCATTAAGAAGCTGATGAATTTGGCTCCCAAGACTGCCCAAGTGCTAAGAGATGGACAAGAAATCCAAGTGCCTTTGGAAGAGGTGGTTGTGGGGGACTTCCTTATTGTCCGCCCTGGTGAAAAAATTGCGGTGGATGGGGTTGTGGTTCAGGGACAATCGACTGTCGATGAGTCCATGTTGACGGGTGAGAGCCTGCCAGTTCAGAAGATGGAAGGTGATAGCATCTTTGGTGGAACCTTAAACCAGCAAGGGGCTATCACTATGCAAGCTACCAAGGTCGGTCGTGATACGACTCTGGCTCAGATTATTCGCTTGGTAGAAGAGGCACAGGGCTCTAAGGCTCCCATAGCCAAATTGGCTGACCAAGTATCTGCCGTCTTTGTGCCCATTGTCATGGGTCTTGCTGTCCTCTCAGGACTGGCTTGGTTGCTCTTAGGGCAACATTCCTGGATTTTCTCTCTGTCCATTACCATCTCGGTCTTGGTCATCGCCTGCCCTTGTGCTCTGGGCCTAGCAACTCCGACGGCCATCATGGTCGGGACTGGAAAAGGGGCAGAAAACGGTCTTCTGTTCAAGTCTGGTCAAGCTATTGAGACCCTACAAGGTGTGAATACCATTGTCTTCGACAAGACGGGGACCATTACTGAGGGCAAGCCTCAGGTGACAGACATTCATCTCTTGTCTACGAAAAATCGTGAGCAGGTTCTCCAGCTGGCCGCAAGTGGCGAGCAATTTTCTGAGCATCCCTTGGCTCAAGCCCTTCTGCAAGCTGCTCAGACAGAAAAGATTGAACTCTTGCCCGCCACCGATTTTCAGGCGCTTTCAGGTCGTGGTCTTTCGGTGACAATAGCAGAGCAGACCATCTATCTGGGAAATGAACGGTTGATGCGGGAACAGGGAATTGATGTTTCCCAAGGACCTGCAGTTGCGGAGGCATTTGCCCATCAAGCCAAGACGCCTGTTTTCCTAGCAACCCAGCAAGAATTACTAGCAGTCATTGCCATTGCTGATAAAGTAAAAGAGACCAGCCGTCAGGCTGTCCAGGCTCTGCAAGCTATGGGATTAGAAGTGGTCATGCTGACAGGAGACAATGAAAAAACTGCCCAGGCCATTGCCAAGGAAGTCGGCATTGAGCAGGTGGTCAGTCAGGTCCTGCCAGATGACAAGGCCAACCAAGTCAAGCTCTTACAAGAAGAGGGCAAAACAGTCGCTATGGTGGGGGATGGCATCAACGATGCCCCAGCCCTTGCTCAAGCCCATGTGGGTCTGGCCATTGGTTCAGGGACAGATATTGCTATCGAGTCTGCCGATATTGTTCTCATGCATAGTGACATCTTGGATGTGGTCAAGGCTGTCAAACTCAGCCAGGCAACCATGCGGACCATCAAACAAAATCTCTTCTGGGCCTTTGCTTATAATGTGATTGGCATTCCAATCGCCATGGGGCTCTTACATGTATTTGGTGGACCTCTGCTCAATCCTATGTTTGCAGGTGCAGCCATGGCCCTCAGCTCAGTGTCAGTCGT is drawn from Streptococcus sp. 29892 and contains these coding sequences:
- the smpB gene encoding SsrA-binding protein SmpB, with translation MAKGEGNVIAQNKKARHDYTIVDTVEAGMVLTGTEIKSIRAGRINLKDGFAQIKQGEAWLVNVHIAPYDEGNIWNQEPTRTRKLLLRKKQIESLGNEVKGTGMTLVPLKVYIKDGFAKVLIGLAKGKHDYDKRESIKRREQDRDIKRTMKAINSR
- the rnr gene encoding ribonuclease R — its product is MKNDIINYIKEVGPVTMDQLADQFGASSAKSFTDLVKLVSSMEGSRQLVFDNAGRIALPAPKVSKNKVTLQGIFRAHKSGFGFVTIDEEEDDLFVSRDDVNFAIEGDRVEVAIKKVADRLKGTAAEAEVIDILEHSLKTAVGLIVFDEDRPEYAGYIKSKNQKIAQKIYIKKSPLVLTGTEILKVDIEAYPNKKRDHFIATIRDVVGHKDDVGIDVLEVLESMDIVSEFPDEVLAEANRVPESPSEQDFAGRLDLRDEIIFTIDGADAKDLDDAVHIKQLKNGNLELGVHIADVSYYVTEGSALDQEAVKRGTSVYVTDRVVPMLPERLSNGICSLNPNVDRLTQSAIMEIDRKGKVVKHWIGQTVIKTTFRMTYSDVNDMIAGNQEKLDKYKAIVPSVELMVKLHETLEAMRYKRGALNFDTAEAKIIVNKDGLPVDIQLRQRGIAERMIESFMLAANECVAEHFAKLDLPFIYRIHEEPKSDKLQKFIDYATSFGLTVYGTASSISQDALQDLMERVKDEPYADVLNMMLLRSMQQARYSEHNHGHYGLGAEFYTHFTSPIRRYPDLLVHRMVREYGHNPAEKAEHFEQVIPELAKSSSSLERRAIEAEREVEAMKKAEYMQEFVGQEFDGVVSSVVKFGLFVELPNTVEGLIHITNLNEYYQFHERTLTLQGEKSGRVFRVGQPIRIKLTRADKMTGEIDFAHVPSELDIVEKALKAKRRTASHSNRDRDDRSGRGRGKHHKQEAAGRDSKHHKSGKDHKSKSGKKDKKKKPFYKEVAKKNKKKRR
- a CDS encoding heavy metal translocating P-type ATPase → MQKESISVSGMTCASCAMTVEKAVGKLTGVEEVSVNLATEKLSVSFDENVLSLSDIGQAVEKAGYGLVRNLITETYAIEGMTCASCAMTVEKALGKLEGVEEISVNLATEKATLRYNRDLQNPTSLEKAVEEAGYQLIRPDEVEEMVDKGPSREENLWDRFVWSAVFTLPLLYIAMGPMLPFGGLPLPALLHQPLVFAVSQILLLIPILYIGRSFFTKGFKTLLQGHPNMDSLIAVGTGAALVQGLLMVAFLLMGKEVAMHGHHPELYFESAAVILTLITLGKYFEARSKGQTSEAIKKLMNLAPKTAQVLRDGQEIQVPLEEVVVGDFLIVRPGEKIAVDGVVVQGQSTVDESMLTGESLPVQKMEGDSIFGGTLNQQGAITMQATKVGRDTTLAQIIRLVEEAQGSKAPIAKLADQVSAVFVPIVMGLAVLSGLAWLLLGQHSWIFSLSITISVLVIACPCALGLATPTAIMVGTGKGAENGLLFKSGQAIETLQGVNTIVFDKTGTITEGKPQVTDIHLLSTKNREQVLQLAASGEQFSEHPLAQALLQAAQTEKIELLPATDFQALSGRGLSVTIAEQTIYLGNERLMREQGIDVSQGPAVAEAFAHQAKTPVFLATQQELLAVIAIADKVKETSRQAVQALQAMGLEVVMLTGDNEKTAQAIAKEVGIEQVVSQVLPDDKANQVKLLQEEGKTVAMVGDGINDAPALAQAHVGLAIGSGTDIAIESADIVLMHSDILDVVKAVKLSQATMRTIKQNLFWAFAYNVIGIPIAMGLLHVFGGPLLNPMFAGAAMALSSVSVVLNALRLKRVNIN
- the tehB gene encoding SAM-dependent methyltransferase TehB, with product MTVLVPYKRMPVWNQDTVPQHFLTKHNTKVGTWAKIKVLKGKLKFEPISDDNEILGEYVYGPTDDVPFVEPQAWHRVTLLTEDTEFFLEFFCQPEDYFAKKYDYTRTHSEVLEALNTIKPCKVLDLGCGHGRNSLYLAQQGFEVTAVDKHVPSIQTLLQVKEVEDLDLQAGTYDINSASLEQDYDWIISTVVFMFLERDRVPAIIQNMQERTRPGGYNLIVAAMDTEDAPCPMNFSFTFGEGELKEYYRDWELVKYNEDFGQLHKRDENGNFLKMRFATMLARKK